In a single window of the Entelurus aequoreus isolate RoL-2023_Sb linkage group LG16, RoL_Eaeq_v1.1, whole genome shotgun sequence genome:
- the LOC133631229 gene encoding uncharacterized protein LOC133631229, which translates to MMYHFNDVVHNSSYGAKVGVQIVRRRCPGGMCLVNLGCSFFAAFSPCCFVLFVTPMICPMSPPGIGRVIMGRVEISPVLAGHVICRKIGMLRLEASEKCVIILACSVVVSPLWGAVSYLTRVMIPVTRVMIPATRVKIPATRVMIPVTSVMIPVTRVMIPVTRATITVTRAMITVTRVAITVMRVAITVTRVMLTVTRVMITVTRVMITVPRVMITATRVPLGAAMAAATMIVIMRPTSSHFSICEVLKTAGKLCVLAVMAVVMMRGSGTRNHLALLALFPSARTDLVPFLVLPRRHFLENALFWSS; encoded by the exons ATGATGTACCACTTTAATGATGTTGTACATAATTCTAGCTATGGAGCTAAAGTCGGGGTCCAGATTGTCAGGAGAAGATGCCCTGGGGGGATGTGCCTGGTTAATCTTGGCTGTTCTTTCTTTGCGGCGTTTTCCCCGtgctgttttgtgttgtttgttaCCCCTATGATTTGCCCTATGAGTCCCCCTGGGATAGGGAGGGTTATCATGGGTAGGGTGGAAATTTCCCCTGTTTTGGCGGGGCATGTCATCTGCCGGAAAATTGGGATGTTGCGGTTGGAAGCctctgaaaaatgtgttattattttggcGTGCAGTGTCGTTGTTTCGCCACTGTGGGGCGCTGTCTCGTATCTCACGCGCGTTATGATcccggtgacgcgcgtcatgatcccggCGACGCGCGTCAAGATCCCGGCcacgcgcgtcatgatcccggtcacgagcgtcatgatcccggtcacgcgcgtcatgatcccggTCACGCGCGCCACGATCACGGTCACGCGCGCCATGATTACGGTCACGCGCGTCGCGATCACGGTGATGCGCGTCGCGatcacggtgacgcgcgtcatgctcacggtgacgcgcgtcatgatcacggtgacgcgcgtcatgatcacggtGCCGCGCGTCATGATCACGGCGACGCGTGTCCCCTTGGGGGCGGCCATGGCCGCCGCAACAATGATCGTGATCATGAGGCCAACCTCGAGTCACTTCAGCATATGTGAGGTGCTGAAAACGGCCGGAAAATTGTGTGTTTTGGCCGTAATGGCGGTCGTTATGATGCGGGGATCGGGAACGCGGAACCATCTCGCGCTGCTGGCACTGTTTCCGTCCGCGCGGACGGACCTGGTGCCATTCCTCGTCCTCCCACGCcgtcattttttggaaaatgcgttATTTTG gTCCTCGTAG